The Campylobacter concisus genome has a window encoding:
- the dapE gene encoding succinyl-diaminopimelate desuccinylase codes for MVVSFLKELLKFRSITPDDAGSLEFIAKFLPNFEAKFIEKNGTKNLILSKIYGDGEHLAFAGHVDVVPPGDGWDSEPFTPLEKDGYIYARGAQDMKSGVAAFVCAAKDAKFNGKLSLILTSDEEGDGTYGTPLALEYLREIGDLPKFCVVAEPTCDKKFGDSIKVGRRGSINGKIVIKGVQGHVAYPEKCINPVNLIAPLLSKIADHDMDGGSEFFSPSKIVVTDIRGGMQVCNVTPSELSIMFNVRNSNLTDVNDVESYLRSVLDGLSYELSIKQSSKRFLTNKDSKIVRNLMTSVTKITGVTPLLNTKGGTSDARHFAEFGVDAIEFGVINDRIHAKNERVSVDEINKLYEVFKDLIENFKS; via the coding sequence GTGGTAGTTAGCTTTTTAAAAGAGCTTTTAAAATTTCGTTCTATCACGCCAGATGATGCAGGCAGCTTAGAGTTTATCGCTAAATTTTTGCCTAATTTTGAAGCTAAATTTATAGAAAAAAACGGCACAAAAAATCTCATACTTTCTAAAATTTATGGAGACGGCGAACATCTAGCCTTTGCAGGGCACGTTGATGTCGTGCCTCCAGGAGATGGCTGGGATAGCGAGCCATTTACTCCGCTAGAAAAAGATGGCTACATCTACGCAAGGGGTGCGCAGGATATGAAAAGCGGCGTGGCTGCCTTTGTTTGTGCTGCTAAAGATGCAAAATTTAATGGCAAACTAAGCCTCATCTTAACAAGTGACGAAGAGGGCGATGGCACTTATGGCACGCCTTTGGCACTTGAATATCTGCGTGAAATAGGGGATCTGCCCAAATTTTGTGTCGTGGCTGAGCCAACTTGTGATAAAAAATTTGGCGATAGCATAAAGGTCGGCAGACGTGGCTCGATAAATGGCAAGATCGTGATAAAGGGCGTTCAAGGTCACGTGGCATACCCGGAAAAATGCATAAATCCAGTAAATTTAATAGCTCCACTTTTAAGTAAGATAGCTGACCACGATATGGACGGAGGGAGCGAGTTTTTTAGCCCAAGCAAGATCGTGGTGACGGACATTCGTGGCGGCATGCAGGTTTGCAACGTCACGCCAAGCGAGCTTAGCATAATGTTTAACGTTAGAAACTCAAATTTAACCGATGTAAATGACGTTGAGAGCTATCTTAGAAGCGTTTTAGATGGGCTTAGCTACGAGCTTAGTATAAAGCAAAGCTCGAAGAGATTTTTAACGAACAAAGATAGCAAGATCGTAAGAAATTTAATGACATCTGTCACAAAGATCACCGGTGTTACGCCACTTTTAAATACAAAGGGCGGCACGAGCGATGCTAGGCACTTTGCTGAATTTGGCGTAGATGCGATAGAATTTGGCGTCATAAATGACCGCATACACGCCAAAAACGAACGAGTTAGCGTTGATGAAATAAATAAACTTTATGAAGTTTTTAAAGATCTCATAGAAAATTTTAAATCCTAA
- the polA gene encoding DNA polymerase I — protein MKTLTIIDTFGFFFRLYYAMSGLKNREGKPSGMISGFANFIASLKDEYQSDYLIFALDSKGKTLRHEILGEYKANRSEPPAQLKEQLPVCIDMIEKMGLYSLSREGYEADDIIASAVKICKDKDIFVRIVTHDKDLYQLIEDGKVSIYSPQSKIDHDSASCFEKYGVYPAQVRDFLAIAGDSSDNIPGVKGIGAVGAKKLLAEYGSLEGIYENLALLRNERTKNMLAAARDEAFLSKKLATLFDDAITSLDLEHSKFPEQNPLINISEILKEYDLNRLLKSLQKEENAEFKLGFRANLLLDEASIEKLLSSVTPETIVAFDTETTGVDSKSAKIVGFSFCFNDEDAYYVPVAHNYLGAPKQIDLKFATWAVGQIYKGCVIGQNLKYDFEIVKNNLGLNPPANFKDTMILAWLSDPNSSVGMDALAKRLYDYDTIKFEDVVKKGQTFGDVPLENAAKYASEDAWITLKFYKTFLNTLDKNLLTLADTHEFPFILTLFDMEQNGIKINEAKMQKLILENDTKLKALTSEIYELSGENFNINSVKQLGVILFEHLKLPTKKKTKTGYSTDESVLAELTDAHPVIEKILAYRELYKLQSTYCEPLLALAKKDEGSRIYTSFLQTGTSTGRLSSKNPNLQNIPARGSLAKDVRECFEAREGYSFVGLDYSQIELRLLAHFSRDPALLEAFKNDEDIHARTAISIFGSSDRQNRAVAKSINFGLIYGMGSSKLANQVNITRAEAKEYIERYFKAFATIKEFLESIKISAKNDGFVQTLLGRKRYFDFKSATPMQIAMFEREAVNTVFQGSAADLVKMAMVKVRANLDENAKMLLQIHDELIFEVKDEFAQEFGRATQKTMEEIYTLNVPLKTSLNIAKNWGELK, from the coding sequence ATGAAAACACTTACGATTATTGATACTTTTGGCTTCTTTTTTAGGCTTTACTACGCTATGAGCGGGCTTAAAAACAGGGAGGGCAAACCAAGTGGCATGATAAGCGGCTTTGCAAATTTCATAGCGAGCCTAAAAGATGAGTACCAAAGCGACTACCTCATCTTCGCACTTGATAGCAAGGGCAAGACCCTGCGCCATGAAATTTTGGGCGAATACAAGGCAAACAGGAGCGAGCCGCCAGCTCAGCTAAAAGAGCAGCTGCCAGTTTGTATAGATATGATAGAAAAAATGGGACTTTATAGCCTTAGCCGCGAGGGCTACGAGGCTGATGACATCATCGCAAGTGCGGTTAAAATTTGCAAAGATAAAGATATATTTGTGCGAATAGTCACGCATGATAAGGACCTTTACCAGCTCATAGAGGACGGCAAAGTAAGCATCTACAGCCCACAAAGCAAGATCGATCACGATAGCGCTAGCTGCTTTGAAAAATATGGCGTCTATCCAGCTCAGGTGAGGGACTTTTTAGCCATCGCTGGCGACAGCTCAGATAACATCCCAGGCGTCAAAGGTATCGGCGCAGTGGGAGCTAAGAAGCTTTTAGCCGAGTATGGCAGCTTAGAGGGAATTTATGAAAATTTAGCCCTTCTTAGAAACGAGCGCACCAAAAATATGCTAGCAGCCGCAAGAGACGAGGCATTTTTGAGCAAAAAGCTAGCGACACTCTTTGATGACGCGATCACTTCGCTTGATCTAGAGCACTCTAAATTTCCAGAGCAAAATCCTTTGATAAATATCTCAGAAATTTTAAAAGAATACGATCTAAACAGGCTTCTTAAGAGCTTGCAAAAAGAGGAAAATGCTGAATTTAAGCTTGGCTTTAGAGCAAATTTACTACTTGATGAGGCAAGCATTGAAAAGCTACTCTCTAGCGTCACACCAGAGACCATCGTCGCCTTTGACACCGAGACCACGGGCGTTGATAGCAAGAGCGCAAAGATCGTTGGTTTTAGCTTTTGCTTTAACGACGAGGACGCCTACTACGTGCCAGTGGCTCACAACTACCTAGGCGCGCCAAAGCAAATCGACCTAAAATTTGCCACTTGGGCGGTAGGGCAAATTTATAAAGGTTGCGTGATCGGACAAAATTTAAAATATGACTTTGAGATCGTGAAAAACAACCTTGGTCTTAATCCTCCAGCAAATTTCAAAGACACGATGATACTTGCTTGGCTTAGCGATCCAAACTCAAGTGTCGGCATGGACGCGCTAGCAAAGAGGCTTTATGACTACGACACGATCAAATTTGAAGATGTGGTCAAAAAGGGACAGACTTTTGGCGATGTGCCACTAGAAAATGCCGCTAAATACGCGAGCGAGGACGCTTGGATAACGCTTAAATTTTATAAAACTTTTTTAAACACACTTGATAAAAATTTACTAACCCTTGCCGATACACACGAGTTTCCTTTTATCCTCACACTCTTTGACATGGAGCAAAACGGCATCAAGATAAATGAAGCTAAGATGCAAAAGCTCATCCTTGAAAACGACACCAAACTAAAGGCGCTAACAAGTGAAATTTACGAGCTAAGCGGCGAAAATTTCAACATAAACTCCGTAAAACAGCTTGGCGTCATACTTTTTGAGCACTTAAAACTCCCTACCAAAAAGAAGACAAAAACAGGATATAGCACCGATGAGAGCGTGCTAGCTGAGCTTACGGACGCCCATCCAGTGATAGAGAAAATTTTGGCTTACAGAGAGCTTTACAAACTGCAAAGCACCTACTGCGAGCCACTTTTAGCACTTGCGAAAAAGGATGAGGGCTCACGAATTTACACGAGCTTTTTGCAAACTGGCACGAGTACTGGCAGGCTTTCAAGTAAAAATCCAAATTTACAAAATATCCCAGCTCGTGGCAGCCTCGCAAAGGACGTCAGAGAGTGCTTTGAGGCGCGCGAGGGATATAGCTTTGTGGGGCTTGACTACAGTCAGATCGAGCTTAGACTGCTAGCTCACTTTAGCCGTGATCCTGCGCTGCTTGAGGCGTTTAAAAATGACGAGGATATCCACGCAAGGACGGCTATTAGCATATTTGGTAGCAGCGACAGGCAAAATAGAGCCGTGGCAAAGAGTATAAATTTTGGTCTCATTTACGGCATGGGCTCAAGCAAACTAGCAAATCAAGTAAATATCACAAGAGCTGAGGCAAAAGAGTATATAGAGCGCTATTTTAAGGCGTTTGCGACGATCAAAGAGTTTTTAGAGAGCATAAAAATTTCAGCCAAAAACGATGGCTTTGTGCAGACACTACTTGGCAGAAAGCGCTACTTTGACTTTAAAAGTGCTACACCTATGCAAATAGCCATGTTTGAGCGCGAAGCGGTAAATACGGTCTTTCAAGGCTCAGCGGCAGATCTAGTTAAGATGGCGATGGTAAAAGTTAGAGCAAATTTAGATGAGAACGCAAAAATGTTGCTTCAGATACATGACGAGCTGATCTTTGAAGTAAAAGACGAGTTTGCGCAGGAATTTGGCAGGGCGACGCAAAAGACGATGGAGGAAATTTACACGCTAAACGTGCCACTTAAAACATCGCTAAATATCGCCAAAAACTGGGGTGAGTTAAAGTAA
- a CDS encoding P-loop NTPase fold protein translates to MNSSKVDIEKRLEEILKRKVGTCIVLDGEWGVGKTTFWKNFSDAKFNEKSVYVSLFGKESIQEIKQEISLRFYQKNKILSKILEKCKKFNPTGFFSFFTKRFVDNKIAEFSLIMLDLLYTDKYKDAIICFDDFERISDKLNLKDILGLISEYKEQQNCHIVMILNRSKMTTFVKNNQNECGGDIEDQESGNNIQEDNSKMELEKILSEHKDKIMDYEFYYNPTPEESFSIVSGELVGNYQEVARQYFKKHEINNIRVIRRAINALNDYHKYLENVEENHKKTKDCILMFILGISVINSMNSLSKLEQFFGIRNFYGELEDIYGLFKNKGYLSNVDALIFSKDVDYHQLSLNIFSYVKRSIIDADEFKKIVGRLIEREQFEEVKNSIINEYFNGIYDLQYKNSDFTNKLFGYLEENKERILDIVEFDSFLLYIEKLGEFDEKHKEKYHKFAIEVLLKHLKSIFDNKQYEYFDTEIINKMNGFDDQIKDLYNKLMYEKEFFKISTAEGIIENILKSKSPIPEVLSSKIKSEDLEKYCYANKDFVYSAVKFLRPDRHPEANELKNKILEVFNKISKNGNESQKLQMTLLLEFLEKEKGKPSMELL, encoded by the coding sequence ATGAATAGCTCAAAAGTAGATATTGAAAAAAGACTAGAAGAAATACTAAAACGTAAAGTTGGCACATGCATTGTTCTAGATGGTGAATGGGGCGTAGGGAAAACAACTTTTTGGAAAAATTTTTCTGATGCAAAATTTAATGAAAAATCTGTTTATGTCTCCTTGTTCGGTAAGGAAAGCATCCAAGAAATAAAGCAAGAGATAAGTTTAAGATTTTATCAAAAGAATAAAATTTTATCAAAGATATTAGAAAAATGTAAAAAGTTTAATCCTACAGGTTTTTTTAGTTTCTTTACAAAAAGATTTGTCGATAACAAAATTGCAGAATTTAGTTTAATTATGCTGGATCTCCTGTACACGGATAAGTACAAAGACGCAATAATTTGTTTTGATGACTTCGAAAGAATCTCTGATAAATTAAATTTAAAAGATATTCTAGGGCTGATTTCAGAATATAAAGAGCAACAAAATTGTCATATAGTAATGATTTTAAATAGATCAAAAATGACCACCTTTGTCAAAAATAATCAAAATGAGTGCGGTGGAGATATTGAAGATCAAGAGTCTGGAAACAATATTCAAGAAGATAACAGCAAAATGGAACTAGAAAAAATTTTATCAGAACACAAAGATAAAATTATGGATTATGAATTTTATTATAATCCAACTCCTGAAGAATCTTTTAGTATTGTTTCAGGTGAGTTAGTTGGAAATTACCAAGAAGTGGCACGACAATATTTTAAAAAACATGAGATAAATAATATTAGGGTAATTAGACGAGCTATAAATGCTTTAAATGATTATCATAAATATTTAGAGAATGTAGAAGAAAATCATAAAAAAACAAAGGATTGTATTTTGATGTTTATTTTGGGAATATCTGTTATAAACTCTATGAATTCTCTAAGTAAGCTTGAGCAATTCTTTGGTATAAGAAATTTTTATGGTGAATTGGAAGACATATATGGCTTGTTTAAAAACAAAGGATATCTCAGTAATGTAGATGCATTAATATTCTCTAAAGATGTAGACTATCATCAATTAAGTTTAAATATATTTTCTTATGTAAAAAGATCGATTATAGATGCTGATGAATTTAAGAAAATAGTTGGGAGGCTAATAGAGAGGGAGCAATTTGAAGAAGTAAAAAATAGCATTATAAATGAATACTTTAATGGTATATATGATTTGCAATACAAAAATTCTGACTTTACAAATAAACTTTTTGGTTATTTAGAAGAAAATAAGGAAAGAATATTAGATATAGTAGAATTTGATTCTTTTTTATTGTATATAGAAAAACTAGGAGAATTTGACGAAAAGCATAAAGAAAAATATCATAAATTTGCTATCGAAGTATTACTAAAACATTTAAAATCTATATTTGATAATAAACAATATGAATATTTTGATACAGAGATTATCAATAAAATGAATGGTTTTGATGACCAAATTAAAGATTTATACAATAAACTTATGTATGAAAAAGAGTTTTTTAAAATATCTACTGCAGAAGGTATAATAGAAAATATTCTCAAGAGTAAGAGTCCAATACCAGAAGTATTGTCATCTAAAATAAAGAGTGAAGACTTAGAAAAATATTGCTATGCGAATAAAGATTTTGTATATAGTGCAGTAAAATTTTTACGTCCTGATAGGCATCCGGAAGCCAATGAGCTTAAAAATAAAATCCTAGAGGTGTTTAATAAGATATCAAAAAATGGAAATGAAAGCCAAAAACTACAAATGACTTTATTACTTGAGTTTTTAGAAAAAGAAAAGGGTAAGCCAAGCATGGAGTTACTTTAA
- a CDS encoding glycosyltransferase family 4 protein, translating into MKKIVFLRINPNAVGGAERYLRRLAKALKDVGIETSVRSYLGETSVSSWKKALRFNAQVRRQKQSDELYFSLERVSCADIYRAGDGVHKIYRATKPFWWVNPLNFVYPYLEKRCFKNSKKIIANSNYVREQIILAYGIDESKIVTIYNGINLPQKVEKGEAKLSVCEEFGLDYSLPILLFVGNGFKRKGVKDFLRLVSKLKTPVNALIVGKDKNINSYKRFAKKLKIKAFFVGEQKTTAKFYEASDIFIFPTHYEPFSNVVLEALSFKNIVFTTAQNGASEILERRFVMSEPGDESVLGLIDEILNSHEMLQELQEKSFLLSQKFSIEENASKTLEVINEVLNLEQK; encoded by the coding sequence ATGAAAAAAATAGTTTTTTTACGTATCAATCCAAATGCAGTCGGCGGTGCTGAGCGCTATCTAAGAAGGCTTGCTAAAGCCTTAAAAGACGTGGGCATAGAAACATCTGTGCGATCGTATCTAGGTGAAACTAGTGTCTCATCATGGAAAAAAGCCTTGAGATTTAACGCGCAAGTAAGACGTCAAAAACAAAGTGATGAGCTATATTTTAGTTTAGAGCGGGTGAGCTGCGCGGATATTTATAGAGCAGGGGATGGAGTACATAAAATTTATCGTGCAACAAAGCCTTTTTGGTGGGTAAATCCTCTAAATTTCGTCTATCCGTATTTAGAAAAACGTTGCTTTAAAAACTCTAAAAAGATCATCGCCAACTCAAACTACGTAAGAGAGCAAATCATCTTGGCTTATGGTATCGATGAGTCGAAGATCGTTACTATTTATAACGGCATAAATTTGCCGCAAAAAGTAGAAAAAGGTGAGGCAAAACTTAGTGTTTGTGAGGAATTTGGACTTGATTATAGCCTGCCGATCTTGCTTTTTGTGGGAAATGGCTTTAAAAGAAAGGGCGTAAAAGATTTTTTACGTTTAGTCTCGAAGCTAAAAACACCTGTGAATGCTTTAATAGTTGGCAAAGATAAAAACATAAACTCATATAAAAGATTTGCAAAAAAGCTAAAAATAAAAGCCTTTTTTGTGGGTGAGCAAAAAACAACTGCTAAATTTTATGAAGCGAGCGATATTTTTATATTTCCAACACATTATGAGCCATTTTCAAATGTTGTTTTGGAAGCACTTAGCTTTAAAAATATCGTCTTTACAACTGCGCAAAATGGAGCATCTGAAATTTTAGAAAGACGTTTTGTGATGAGTGAGCCAGGCGATGAGAGCGTGCTGGGGCTGATAGATGAGATACTAAATAGTCATGAGATGTTGCAGGAGCTACAAGAAAAGTCATTTTTGCTGTCACAAAAATTTAGCATCGAAGAAAATGCAAGCAAAACGCTCGAAGTTATAAATGAAGTGCTAAATTTGGAGCAAAAGTGA
- the larA gene encoding nickel-dependent lactate racemase codes for MQIPIAYGKDDHINLKIDEKNLLGVFDPNKVAKFDEAVLIAKALANPINQKSFDEFIAGDEKIVIIVNDGTRPTPTAKILKQIYPKLRDKNKIFIIATGCHREGTLDEYNMIFSKEIYPEIRAKNEVHDHDSKHDEMVFLGESKNGTQMYLNKIVAEAKKVIVIGSVEPHYFAGYTGGRKAFLPGTASYESITQNHKLALSPDAQALRLEGNPVHEDMIDAMKVLSNIDVFSIQTVLDSEHGVYYASAGDLNDSFYDCVKKADEVFCVNIPQKADIVISVAPYPMDVDLYQAQKALDNGKLALAKDGILIMVAKCRTGIGPKPFFDLMASADTPKKVLEKINSGFKLGYHKAAKMAEISLWAQTWAVTDLSDDEMKAVHLKPYRDLQKAVDEALAQKGKDAKIIILPFGSMTVPKV; via the coding sequence ATGCAAATCCCTATCGCTTATGGTAAAGATGACCATATAAATTTAAAAATAGACGAAAAAAATCTGCTTGGTGTTTTTGATCCAAACAAGGTCGCTAAATTTGACGAAGCAGTGCTTATCGCAAAGGCTTTAGCAAATCCGATAAATCAAAAGAGCTTTGATGAGTTTATCGCTGGCGATGAAAAGATCGTTATCATCGTAAATGACGGCACAAGACCTACGCCAACTGCTAAAATTTTAAAGCAAATTTACCCAAAGCTTCGCGATAAAAATAAAATTTTCATCATCGCCACTGGCTGTCACAGAGAGGGCACGCTAGATGAATATAACATGATATTTTCTAAAGAAATTTACCCAGAGATCAGAGCTAAAAACGAGGTTCACGACCACGACTCAAAGCACGATGAGATGGTCTTTTTAGGCGAGAGCAAAAACGGTACGCAGATGTATTTAAACAAGATCGTGGCTGAAGCTAAAAAAGTGATCGTCATAGGTTCAGTCGAACCCCACTATTTCGCAGGCTACACCGGCGGTAGAAAGGCCTTTTTGCCAGGCACTGCCTCATACGAAAGCATCACGCAAAACCACAAACTAGCACTTAGTCCTGACGCTCAGGCGCTGCGCCTTGAGGGCAACCCTGTGCATGAAGATATGATCGATGCGATGAAAGTTCTTTCAAATATCGACGTATTTTCTATACAAACCGTGCTTGATAGCGAGCACGGCGTCTATTATGCGAGTGCTGGCGATCTGAACGATAGCTTTTATGACTGCGTAAAAAAGGCCGATGAGGTATTTTGCGTAAATATCCCACAAAAGGCTGACATCGTGATCTCTGTGGCACCATATCCTATGGATGTCGATCTTTATCAGGCGCAAAAAGCCCTAGATAACGGCAAACTAGCGCTTGCAAAGGATGGAATTTTAATAATGGTCGCAAAATGCCGCACAGGCATTGGCCCAAAACCTTTCTTTGATCTTATGGCATCTGCCGATACGCCGAAAAAAGTGCTAGAAAAGATAAATTCTGGCTTTAAACTTGGCTATCACAAGGCTGCAAAAATGGCTGAAATTTCGCTCTGGGCGCAGACTTGGGCTGTGACTGATCTAAGCGATGATGAGATGAAAGCTGTGCATCTAAAGCCGTATCGCGACCTACAAAAGGCTGTAGATGAGGCGCTAGCGCAAAAAGGCAAGGACGCAAAAATAATCATCTTGCCATTTGGCTCTATGACTGTGCCTAAGGTGTGA
- the waaF gene encoding lipopolysaccharide heptosyltransferase II produces the protein MRVFIELPTWLGDAVMASAAVENLSGKADSIVFFGSYAACELYKANPKCEKVVVDDSKKQGFRYLNLIKTARLLGKFDLAISFRSSLASKFLLFCLKSKQKFCFKKSSESLHQVQKYINFIQQSLHLKEISNELKIYYEAKKSEQKLLVLNPGASYGSAKRWYPQYFAQVALHFKDEFSVKITGSKAELEICDEIEQMLAQNGVECENLAGKTDIKKLCEVIGSIKNGIFLTNDSGPMHIAAAYKVPLVALFGPTKFKETSPWQDQDAKIVRLNLECMPCMKRVCPIKTHACMKELTPKMVINEIDFLRANLGF, from the coding sequence GTGAGAGTTTTTATTGAGCTTCCGACCTGGCTTGGCGATGCTGTGATGGCAAGTGCGGCGGTTGAAAATTTAAGTGGTAAAGCAGATAGTATTGTATTTTTTGGCTCTTACGCAGCTTGTGAGCTTTATAAAGCAAATCCAAAGTGTGAAAAAGTAGTCGTTGATGATAGCAAAAAACAAGGTTTTAGATATCTAAACCTAATAAAAACGGCCCGTTTGCTTGGCAAATTTGATCTTGCTATTAGCTTTAGAAGCTCACTTGCTAGTAAATTTTTGTTATTTTGCTTAAAATCAAAGCAGAAATTTTGCTTTAAAAAGAGTAGTGAGAGTTTGCATCAGGTGCAAAAGTACATAAATTTTATACAGCAAAGCTTGCATTTGAAAGAGATTTCAAATGAGCTAAAAATTTACTATGAAGCTAAAAAGAGCGAGCAAAAACTACTAGTACTAAATCCAGGAGCTAGCTATGGAAGTGCCAAAAGATGGTATCCGCAGTATTTTGCGCAGGTTGCGCTACACTTTAAAGATGAGTTTAGTGTAAAGATAACTGGCTCAAAAGCGGAGCTAGAAATTTGCGATGAGATCGAGCAGATGCTTGCACAAAATGGTGTAGAATGTGAAAATTTAGCTGGAAAAACTGACATAAAAAAACTTTGCGAAGTCATAGGATCTATAAAAAATGGCATCTTTTTAACAAATGACAGCGGTCCTATGCACATTGCAGCTGCTTATAAAGTGCCGCTTGTGGCGCTTTTTGGACCGACTAAATTTAAAGAGACTAGCCCTTGGCAAGATCAAGATGCAAAAATCGTTCGTCTAAATTTAGAATGCATGCCCTGTATGAAGCGAGTTTGTCCTATAAAAACGCACGCATGCATGAAAGAACTCACTCCAAAAATGGTCATTAATGAGATAGATTTTCTAAGAGCAAATTTGGGATTTTAA
- a CDS encoding EAL domain-containing protein — MKNKDELEVKYPNIAKTVIILIFILGGVFLAGNLIVFYYKYTSASSENNYDLRKKVDYLTYQYVNYFKNVSKYDVADFQSYINDSAIGDIFLLKDDNKNGYKIAASSKKRMINQDFEDKSCGNIFTHNFQKDYFWAKILPENTAQVCMFVPVGEYILGLKTKVDHRITGTHDEYFFEWLVNNMALTVLLSLFGVIIALAICIFYAVKYIKEKFEYNTLKINSSEQLAELGEKLYIDPMTGLFNKSALIRDVSSYKNPKVVLIDIDDFGRMNDYYGKFACDQILVKMADLISEFAKNENMKAYCIEADRFALVEDSESFIDRYEDMVADLIDVFKGHMLSVTDEDGKDIEGIEIHSTIGFALDNDQTLRKATIALKTAKELDKDYVCYFKGLNQKDEYAAQIERSKLIQYATINNNIVPYYQPIVDGKKSIIKYECLIRILDRGDVISPNTFLDISKRIKRYADLEKQLIKKCFDELMAKDDLMLSINLSGRDMVDGDVSALVLNLLNKNNIASRVVFEIVEDEELKNVERVSNFIERVKSMGAKIAIDDFGSGYSNFSYIIKIKPDYVKIDGSIIKDIDINKDSYSIASAIVAFAKDLGIKTIAEYVHSKEIFEICKEIGIDEFQGFYIGVPKDRVL; from the coding sequence TTGAAGAACAAGGACGAACTAGAAGTTAAATATCCAAATATTGCTAAGACGGTTATTATTTTAATCTTTATTCTAGGTGGCGTTTTTTTAGCTGGAAATTTGATTGTTTTTTATTATAAATACACAAGTGCTTCTTCTGAGAACAATTACGACCTCAGAAAAAAAGTTGATTATTTAACATATCAATATGTTAATTATTTCAAAAATGTTAGCAAATATGATGTTGCTGATTTTCAATCTTACATAAACGATAGCGCTATTGGTGATATATTTTTGCTAAAAGATGATAATAAAAATGGCTACAAGATCGCAGCATCTTCAAAAAAAAGAATGATAAATCAAGATTTTGAAGATAAGAGCTGTGGGAATATCTTTACTCACAATTTTCAAAAGGATTATTTCTGGGCAAAAATTTTACCAGAGAACACTGCCCAAGTTTGTATGTTTGTACCAGTTGGTGAGTATATACTTGGCCTAAAAACAAAGGTGGATCATCGCATTACAGGCACACATGACGAATATTTTTTTGAGTGGCTTGTAAACAATATGGCTTTAACCGTTTTGTTGAGTCTTTTCGGCGTGATTATTGCATTGGCTATTTGCATCTTTTATGCAGTGAAATATATAAAAGAAAAATTTGAATATAACACTTTAAAAATAAATAGTTCCGAGCAATTAGCAGAACTAGGCGAAAAACTTTATATAGATCCTATGACGGGCCTTTTTAACAAATCAGCTCTTATACGCGATGTTAGTAGCTATAAAAATCCAAAGGTAGTGCTTATAGACATAGATGATTTTGGTAGGATGAATGATTATTATGGCAAATTTGCCTGTGATCAGATTTTAGTCAAGATGGCTGATTTGATTAGCGAATTTGCTAAAAATGAGAATATGAAAGCATATTGTATCGAGGCGGATAGATTTGCTTTAGTAGAAGATAGTGAGAGCTTTATAGATAGATATGAAGATATGGTTGCGGATCTTATTGATGTTTTTAAAGGTCATATGTTAAGTGTTACAGATGAGGATGGTAAAGATATAGAGGGTATCGAGATACATAGTACTATAGGTTTTGCGCTTGATAATGACCAGACTTTAAGAAAGGCAACTATTGCTTTAAAAACAGCAAAAGAGCTGGACAAAGACTATGTTTGTTACTTTAAAGGACTTAATCAAAAAGATGAATATGCCGCCCAGATCGAGCGATCTAAACTTATACAATATGCAACAATAAATAACAATATCGTGCCTTATTATCAACCAATAGTCGATGGTAAAAAATCAATCATAAAATATGAATGTTTGATTAGGATTCTAGATAGAGGCGATGTTATTTCTCCTAACACTTTTTTGGATATTTCAAAACGTATTAAACGTTATGCTGATCTGGAAAAACAGCTTATTAAGAAGTGTTTTGATGAACTTATGGCTAAAGACGATTTGATGCTTTCTATAAATTTAAGTGGCAGGGATATGGTCGATGGCGATGTCAGTGCACTTGTTTTAAATTTGCTTAATAAAAACAATATTGCAAGTAGAGTTGTCTTTGAGATCGTAGAAGATGAAGAACTTAAAAATGTCGAAAGAGTCTCAAATTTTATAGAGCGTGTAAAAAGTATGGGTGCAAAGATCGCGATCGATGACTTTGGCTCTGGCTACTCGAACTTCTCTTACATTATAAAGATCAAGCCAGACTATGTAAAGATTGATGGCTCTATTATTAAAGATATAGATATTAATAAGGATTCGTACTCAATCGCAAGTGCAATCGTAGCATTTGCAAAAGATCTTGGCATAAAGACGATAGCTGAATATGTACATTCAAAAGAGATATTTGAGATATGCAAAGAGATAGGCATAGATGAATTTCAAGGATTTTATATCGGTGTGCCAAAAGATAGGGTGCTTTAA